A genomic window from Pecten maximus chromosome 2, xPecMax1.1, whole genome shotgun sequence includes:
- the LOC117321885 gene encoding outer dense fiber protein 2-like isoform X4, with amino-acid sequence MGKRGMSADKGLRPTSPVHVHVDDDVPVHVHVKQKGKLKTRKVPSVGGPVRSALSKKSTARSKSPGGAWVPPPGKATKGSKVTWQGPTHRLEISNPRESLRMSDLDTDEEEQVHGQMRNYEKKIEGLMSEVGTLKNEAELQKTLKEIVHKDDLLDASRHVMREQERELDDYKDELDITAHENHILRRSMENLTDEAVFSRHEAVIASGEREKLMKKLIEVEMDGQSAVKHVGELRDVIRRLREENKLSHGDSVRYGRQKDILLEKLADFEATNRTLRRLLREQHHAEAAALRLGEQRDDLVIKLSDSERQNERLRIELMDRDRLIGDMRANISAQKEENIALTGLQSTLESTRAHLQKQLRTKEADCNRMAVQIRTIDGSKAQDKIEIEHLTELLANAKEKAERDKEALKKATRVQKQRALRSEDALEQLNTQLMERESQLEDLRTQLDQMGPRYDKLSKEKSQILAENSALSTSGVKRDGTKRLGELETLMDRVENNTKIHQENTTAELQDKQGQVSVLKIENERLKTSITTIEEKFRAADEELVQLRGNLKHYENLVEEYKSQVKARLHNRLQELEPLPDMLKTTELKLHDANERIIMYERKNTENTKLITELTAKSELTTDKVEHVSDTLEQMRSKCHDMQDDNRLLQGKVESLERKLHDAEDHCREMMTSVAKAEEASHQQNLRLEEKTRENASLTRQLENALSDIRRQNDQSRDKASQKERTYQTRITDLESQISQCRAEIARLKREKEENERKFNSRLYDLKDRLEQSHSTNRSMQNYVQFLKNSYANVFGESSISYPSTPVGPGIP; translated from the exons GTTCCATCAGTTGGAGGACCAGTGAGGTCAGCCTTGTCCAAGAAAAGCACTGCCAGAAGTAAAAGTCCTGGGGGAGCATGGGTTCCCCCTCCTGGAAAGGCCACGAAAGGGTCAAAGGTTACTTGGCAG GGCCCCACTCATCGCCTAGAGATCAGTAACCCCCGTGAAAGTCTTCGCATGAGCGACCTGGACACAGACGAGGAGGAACAGGTCCATGGACAGATGAGAAACTATGAGAAAAAGATAGAAGGTCTCATGTCAGAGGTTGGGACACTGAAGAACGAG GCTGAACTTCAGAAAACACTGAAGGAAATCGTACATAAGGATGACCTGCTGGATGCCTCACGGCACGTGATGCGGGAACAGGAACGGGAGTTAGACGATTATAAAGATGAGCTGGACATCACAGCCCACGAGAACCATATCCTTCGACGAAGTATGGAAAATCTCACCGATGAAGCTGTATTTTCAAG ACATGAAGCCGTTATTGCATCAGGGGAAAGAgagaaattaatgaaaaaactCATTGAGGTTGAAATGGATGGTCAGTCAGCAGTGAAACACGTAGGAGAATTACGGGATGTGATACGGAGGCTCCGAGAG gaaaacaaaCTTTCTCATGGTGATTCCGTACGATACGGTAGACAGAAGGACATACTCTTGGAGAAACTTGCTGATTTTGAGGCCACAAACCGTACATTAAGACGTTTACTCAGGGAACAACATCATGCAGAGGCTGCAGCTCTAAGATTGGGAGAACAGAGAGATGATTTGGTGATAAAACTCTCAGACTCAGAGAGACAAAACGAG CGTCTACGGATAGAACTAATGGATCGTGACCGTCTCATTGGAGATATGAGAGCTAATATATCTGCCCAGAAG GAGGAGAATATAGCTCTAACTGGACTTCAATCCACCTTAGAAAGTACGCGAGCACACTTACAAAAACAGCTGAGAACCAAAGAGGCCGACTGCAATAGAATGGCAGTGCAAATCAGG ACTATTGATGGATCAAAGGCACAGGACAAGATAGAGATTGAGCACCTGACAGAGCTCCTGGCCAACGCCAAGGAAAAGGCAGAAAGGGACAAGGAGGCTCTCAAAAAGGCCACAAG AGTACAGAAGCAGAGAGCACTGAGAAGTGAGGATGCTCTCGAACAGCTTAATACTCAGTTGATGGAGCGAGAGTCGCAGCTCGAGGATTTGCGAACTCAGCTCGACCAGATGGGTCCGAGATACGATAAACTTTCTAAGGAGAAATCCCAGATACTGGCAGAAAATTCTGCTCTTTCCAC GTCTGGGGTTAAACGTGATGGTACAAA gaGACTGGGTGAGCTGGAGACCCTGATGGATCGTGTGGAGAACAACACTAAAATCCACCAGGAAAACACGACGGCAGAGCTGCAAGACAAACAAGGACAGGTGTCTGTTCTCAAGATTGAGAATGAACGCCTTAAG ACATCTATAACTACAATAGAGGAAAAGTTCCGTGCTGCCGACGAGGAACTGGTACAATTACGTGGTAATCTAAAACATTATGAAAACCTAGTGGAGGAGTACAAAAGTCAG GTGAAAGCGAGGCTACACAACCGCCTACAGGAACTGGAACCGTTACCCGACATGCTTAAAACTACAGAACTTAAACTCCATGATGCAAATGAACGGATCATCATGTATGAACGGAAGAACACAGAAAACACCAAACTCATCACAGAGTTAACTGCCAAG TCTGAGCTTACCACAGACAAG GTCGAGCATGTATCGGACACGCTGGAACAGATGCGATCCAAATGTCATGACATGCAGGATGACAATCGCCTCCTTCAGGGAAAGGTCGAGTCTTTGGAAAG GAAGCTGCATGATGCTGAAGACCACTGCCGAGAGATGATGACTTCTGTAGCGAAAGCTGAGGAGGCTTCACATCAACAAAAC TTACGTCTGGAAGAGAAGACTCGTGAGAACGCCAGTCTGACACGACAGTTAGAAAATGCTTTGTCAGATATCAGACGTCAGAATGATCAGAGTAGAGACAAGGCTTCACAGAAG GAGCGTACCTACCAGACAAGAATTACAGACCTGGAGTCACAAATCAGTCAGTGTAGGGCAGAGATTGCCCGACTTAAACGGGAAAAAGAGGAG AATGAGAGGAAGTTCAACTCTAGATTATATGATCTCAAAGATCGCCTTGAGCAAAGTCACAGTACCAACAGAAGCATGCAAAACTATGTTCAGTTTCTGAAAAATTCCTATGCCAACGTATTTGGAGAAAGTTCTATATCATATCCATCCACACCTGTTGGCCCTGGAATTCCTTGA
- the LOC117321885 gene encoding outer dense fiber protein 2-like isoform X2 — translation MGKRGMSADKGLRPTSPVHVHVDDDVPVHVHVKQKGKLKTRKVPSVGGPVRSALSKKSTARSKSPGGAWVPPPGKATKGSKVTWQGPTHRLEISNPRESLRMSDLDTDEEEQVHGQMRNYEKKIEGLMSEVGTLKNEAELQKTLKEIVHKDDLLDASRHVMREQERELDDYKDELDITAHENHILRRSMENLTDEAVFSRHEAVIASGEREKLMKKLIEVEMDGQSAVKHVGELRDVIRRLREENKLSHGDSVRYGRQKDILLEKLADFEATNRTLRRLLREQHHAEAAALRLGEQRDDLVIKLSDSERQNERLRIELMDRDRLIGDMRANISAQKEENIALTGLQSTLESTRAHLQKQLRTKEADCNRMAVQIRTIDGSKAQDKIEIEHLTELLANAKEKAERDKEALKKATRVQKQRALRSEDALEQLNTQLMERESQLEDLRTQLDQMGPRYDKLSKEKSQILAENSALSTSGVKRDGTKRLGELETLMDRVENNTKIHQENTTAELQDKQGQVSVLKIENERLKTSITTIEEKFRAADEELVQLRGNLKHYENLVEEYKSQMNRCRIEADDTMVRLEETVKESELIQQDGEYELEKVKARLHNRLQELEPLPDMLKTTELKLHDANERIIMYERKNTENTKLITELTAKVEHVSDTLEQMRSKCHDMQDDNRLLQGKVESLERKLHDAEDHCREMMTSVAKAEEASHQQNLRLEEKTRENASLTRQLENALSDIRRQNDQSRDKASQKERTYQTRITDLESQISQCRAEIARLKREKEENERKFNSRLYDLKDRLEQSHSTNRSMQNYVQFLKNSYANVFGESSISYPSTPVGPGIP, via the exons GTTCCATCAGTTGGAGGACCAGTGAGGTCAGCCTTGTCCAAGAAAAGCACTGCCAGAAGTAAAAGTCCTGGGGGAGCATGGGTTCCCCCTCCTGGAAAGGCCACGAAAGGGTCAAAGGTTACTTGGCAG GGCCCCACTCATCGCCTAGAGATCAGTAACCCCCGTGAAAGTCTTCGCATGAGCGACCTGGACACAGACGAGGAGGAACAGGTCCATGGACAGATGAGAAACTATGAGAAAAAGATAGAAGGTCTCATGTCAGAGGTTGGGACACTGAAGAACGAG GCTGAACTTCAGAAAACACTGAAGGAAATCGTACATAAGGATGACCTGCTGGATGCCTCACGGCACGTGATGCGGGAACAGGAACGGGAGTTAGACGATTATAAAGATGAGCTGGACATCACAGCCCACGAGAACCATATCCTTCGACGAAGTATGGAAAATCTCACCGATGAAGCTGTATTTTCAAG ACATGAAGCCGTTATTGCATCAGGGGAAAGAgagaaattaatgaaaaaactCATTGAGGTTGAAATGGATGGTCAGTCAGCAGTGAAACACGTAGGAGAATTACGGGATGTGATACGGAGGCTCCGAGAG gaaaacaaaCTTTCTCATGGTGATTCCGTACGATACGGTAGACAGAAGGACATACTCTTGGAGAAACTTGCTGATTTTGAGGCCACAAACCGTACATTAAGACGTTTACTCAGGGAACAACATCATGCAGAGGCTGCAGCTCTAAGATTGGGAGAACAGAGAGATGATTTGGTGATAAAACTCTCAGACTCAGAGAGACAAAACGAG CGTCTACGGATAGAACTAATGGATCGTGACCGTCTCATTGGAGATATGAGAGCTAATATATCTGCCCAGAAG GAGGAGAATATAGCTCTAACTGGACTTCAATCCACCTTAGAAAGTACGCGAGCACACTTACAAAAACAGCTGAGAACCAAAGAGGCCGACTGCAATAGAATGGCAGTGCAAATCAGG ACTATTGATGGATCAAAGGCACAGGACAAGATAGAGATTGAGCACCTGACAGAGCTCCTGGCCAACGCCAAGGAAAAGGCAGAAAGGGACAAGGAGGCTCTCAAAAAGGCCACAAG AGTACAGAAGCAGAGAGCACTGAGAAGTGAGGATGCTCTCGAACAGCTTAATACTCAGTTGATGGAGCGAGAGTCGCAGCTCGAGGATTTGCGAACTCAGCTCGACCAGATGGGTCCGAGATACGATAAACTTTCTAAGGAGAAATCCCAGATACTGGCAGAAAATTCTGCTCTTTCCAC GTCTGGGGTTAAACGTGATGGTACAAA gaGACTGGGTGAGCTGGAGACCCTGATGGATCGTGTGGAGAACAACACTAAAATCCACCAGGAAAACACGACGGCAGAGCTGCAAGACAAACAAGGACAGGTGTCTGTTCTCAAGATTGAGAATGAACGCCTTAAG ACATCTATAACTACAATAGAGGAAAAGTTCCGTGCTGCCGACGAGGAACTGGTACAATTACGTGGTAATCTAAAACATTATGAAAACCTAGTGGAGGAGTACAAAAGTCAG ATGAACCGCTGTCGGATTGAAGCAGATGACACAATGGTACGTTTGGAAGAAACTGTAAAAGAATCGGAGCTTATCCAGCAAGATGGAGAATATGAATTAGAAAAG GTGAAAGCGAGGCTACACAACCGCCTACAGGAACTGGAACCGTTACCCGACATGCTTAAAACTACAGAACTTAAACTCCATGATGCAAATGAACGGATCATCATGTATGAACGGAAGAACACAGAAAACACCAAACTCATCACAGAGTTAACTGCCAAG GTCGAGCATGTATCGGACACGCTGGAACAGATGCGATCCAAATGTCATGACATGCAGGATGACAATCGCCTCCTTCAGGGAAAGGTCGAGTCTTTGGAAAG GAAGCTGCATGATGCTGAAGACCACTGCCGAGAGATGATGACTTCTGTAGCGAAAGCTGAGGAGGCTTCACATCAACAAAAC TTACGTCTGGAAGAGAAGACTCGTGAGAACGCCAGTCTGACACGACAGTTAGAAAATGCTTTGTCAGATATCAGACGTCAGAATGATCAGAGTAGAGACAAGGCTTCACAGAAG GAGCGTACCTACCAGACAAGAATTACAGACCTGGAGTCACAAATCAGTCAGTGTAGGGCAGAGATTGCCCGACTTAAACGGGAAAAAGAGGAG AATGAGAGGAAGTTCAACTCTAGATTATATGATCTCAAAGATCGCCTTGAGCAAAGTCACAGTACCAACAGAAGCATGCAAAACTATGTTCAGTTTCTGAAAAATTCCTATGCCAACGTATTTGGAGAAAGTTCTATATCATATCCATCCACACCTGTTGGCCCTGGAATTCCTTGA
- the LOC117321885 gene encoding outer dense fiber protein 2-like isoform X1, translating into MGKRGMSADKGLRPTSPVHVHVDDDVPVHVHVKQKGKLKTRKVPSVGGPVRSALSKKSTARSKSPGGAWVPPPGKATKGSKVTWQGPTHRLEISNPRESLRMSDLDTDEEEQVHGQMRNYEKKIEGLMSEVGTLKNEAELQKTLKEIVHKDDLLDASRHVMREQERELDDYKDELDITAHENHILRRSMENLTDEAVFSRHEAVIASGEREKLMKKLIEVEMDGQSAVKHVGELRDVIRRLREENKLSHGDSVRYGRQKDILLEKLADFEATNRTLRRLLREQHHAEAAALRLGEQRDDLVIKLSDSERQNERLRIELMDRDRLIGDMRANISAQKEENIALTGLQSTLESTRAHLQKQLRTKEADCNRMAVQIRTIDGSKAQDKIEIEHLTELLANAKEKAERDKEALKKATRVQKQRALRSEDALEQLNTQLMERESQLEDLRTQLDQMGPRYDKLSKEKSQILAENSALSTSGVKRDGTKRLGELETLMDRVENNTKIHQENTTAELQDKQGQVSVLKIENERLKTSITTIEEKFRAADEELVQLRGNLKHYENLVEEYKSQMNRCRIEADDTMVRLEETVKESELIQQDGEYELEKVKARLHNRLQELEPLPDMLKTTELKLHDANERIIMYERKNTENTKLITELTAKSELTTDKVEHVSDTLEQMRSKCHDMQDDNRLLQGKVESLERKLHDAEDHCREMMTSVAKAEEASHQQNLRLEEKTRENASLTRQLENALSDIRRQNDQSRDKASQKERTYQTRITDLESQISQCRAEIARLKREKEENERKFNSRLYDLKDRLEQSHSTNRSMQNYVQFLKNSYANVFGESSISYPSTPVGPGIP; encoded by the exons GTTCCATCAGTTGGAGGACCAGTGAGGTCAGCCTTGTCCAAGAAAAGCACTGCCAGAAGTAAAAGTCCTGGGGGAGCATGGGTTCCCCCTCCTGGAAAGGCCACGAAAGGGTCAAAGGTTACTTGGCAG GGCCCCACTCATCGCCTAGAGATCAGTAACCCCCGTGAAAGTCTTCGCATGAGCGACCTGGACACAGACGAGGAGGAACAGGTCCATGGACAGATGAGAAACTATGAGAAAAAGATAGAAGGTCTCATGTCAGAGGTTGGGACACTGAAGAACGAG GCTGAACTTCAGAAAACACTGAAGGAAATCGTACATAAGGATGACCTGCTGGATGCCTCACGGCACGTGATGCGGGAACAGGAACGGGAGTTAGACGATTATAAAGATGAGCTGGACATCACAGCCCACGAGAACCATATCCTTCGACGAAGTATGGAAAATCTCACCGATGAAGCTGTATTTTCAAG ACATGAAGCCGTTATTGCATCAGGGGAAAGAgagaaattaatgaaaaaactCATTGAGGTTGAAATGGATGGTCAGTCAGCAGTGAAACACGTAGGAGAATTACGGGATGTGATACGGAGGCTCCGAGAG gaaaacaaaCTTTCTCATGGTGATTCCGTACGATACGGTAGACAGAAGGACATACTCTTGGAGAAACTTGCTGATTTTGAGGCCACAAACCGTACATTAAGACGTTTACTCAGGGAACAACATCATGCAGAGGCTGCAGCTCTAAGATTGGGAGAACAGAGAGATGATTTGGTGATAAAACTCTCAGACTCAGAGAGACAAAACGAG CGTCTACGGATAGAACTAATGGATCGTGACCGTCTCATTGGAGATATGAGAGCTAATATATCTGCCCAGAAG GAGGAGAATATAGCTCTAACTGGACTTCAATCCACCTTAGAAAGTACGCGAGCACACTTACAAAAACAGCTGAGAACCAAAGAGGCCGACTGCAATAGAATGGCAGTGCAAATCAGG ACTATTGATGGATCAAAGGCACAGGACAAGATAGAGATTGAGCACCTGACAGAGCTCCTGGCCAACGCCAAGGAAAAGGCAGAAAGGGACAAGGAGGCTCTCAAAAAGGCCACAAG AGTACAGAAGCAGAGAGCACTGAGAAGTGAGGATGCTCTCGAACAGCTTAATACTCAGTTGATGGAGCGAGAGTCGCAGCTCGAGGATTTGCGAACTCAGCTCGACCAGATGGGTCCGAGATACGATAAACTTTCTAAGGAGAAATCCCAGATACTGGCAGAAAATTCTGCTCTTTCCAC GTCTGGGGTTAAACGTGATGGTACAAA gaGACTGGGTGAGCTGGAGACCCTGATGGATCGTGTGGAGAACAACACTAAAATCCACCAGGAAAACACGACGGCAGAGCTGCAAGACAAACAAGGACAGGTGTCTGTTCTCAAGATTGAGAATGAACGCCTTAAG ACATCTATAACTACAATAGAGGAAAAGTTCCGTGCTGCCGACGAGGAACTGGTACAATTACGTGGTAATCTAAAACATTATGAAAACCTAGTGGAGGAGTACAAAAGTCAG ATGAACCGCTGTCGGATTGAAGCAGATGACACAATGGTACGTTTGGAAGAAACTGTAAAAGAATCGGAGCTTATCCAGCAAGATGGAGAATATGAATTAGAAAAG GTGAAAGCGAGGCTACACAACCGCCTACAGGAACTGGAACCGTTACCCGACATGCTTAAAACTACAGAACTTAAACTCCATGATGCAAATGAACGGATCATCATGTATGAACGGAAGAACACAGAAAACACCAAACTCATCACAGAGTTAACTGCCAAG TCTGAGCTTACCACAGACAAG GTCGAGCATGTATCGGACACGCTGGAACAGATGCGATCCAAATGTCATGACATGCAGGATGACAATCGCCTCCTTCAGGGAAAGGTCGAGTCTTTGGAAAG GAAGCTGCATGATGCTGAAGACCACTGCCGAGAGATGATGACTTCTGTAGCGAAAGCTGAGGAGGCTTCACATCAACAAAAC TTACGTCTGGAAGAGAAGACTCGTGAGAACGCCAGTCTGACACGACAGTTAGAAAATGCTTTGTCAGATATCAGACGTCAGAATGATCAGAGTAGAGACAAGGCTTCACAGAAG GAGCGTACCTACCAGACAAGAATTACAGACCTGGAGTCACAAATCAGTCAGTGTAGGGCAGAGATTGCCCGACTTAAACGGGAAAAAGAGGAG AATGAGAGGAAGTTCAACTCTAGATTATATGATCTCAAAGATCGCCTTGAGCAAAGTCACAGTACCAACAGAAGCATGCAAAACTATGTTCAGTTTCTGAAAAATTCCTATGCCAACGTATTTGGAGAAAGTTCTATATCATATCCATCCACACCTGTTGGCCCTGGAATTCCTTGA
- the LOC117321885 gene encoding outer dense fiber protein 2-like isoform X6 translates to MGKRGMSADKGLRPTSPVHVHVDDDVPVHVHVKQKGKLKTRKVPSVGGPVRSALSKKSTARSKSPGGAWVPPPGKATKGSKVTWQGPTHRLEISNPRESLRMSDLDTDEEEQVHGQMRNYEKKIEGLMSEVGTLKNEAELQKTLKEIVHKDDLLDASRHVMREQERELDDYKDELDITAHENHILRRSMENLTDEAVFSRHEAVIASGEREKLMKKLIEVEMDGQSAVKHVGELRDVIRRLREENKLSHGDSVRYGRQKDILLEKLADFEATNRTLRRLLREQHHAEAAALRLGEQRDDLVIKLSDSERQNERLRIELMDRDRLIGDMRANISAQKEENIALTGLQSTLESTRAHLQKQLRTKEADCNRMAVQIRTIDGSKAQDKIEIEHLTELLANAKEKAERDKEALKKATRRLGELETLMDRVENNTKIHQENTTAELQDKQGQVSVLKIENERLKTSITTIEEKFRAADEELVQLRGNLKHYENLVEEYKSQMNRCRIEADDTMVRLEETVKESELIQQDGEYELEKVKARLHNRLQELEPLPDMLKTTELKLHDANERIIMYERKNTENTKLITELTAKSELTTDKVEHVSDTLEQMRSKCHDMQDDNRLLQGKVESLERKLHDAEDHCREMMTSVAKAEEASHQQNLRLEEKTRENASLTRQLENALSDIRRQNDQSRDKASQKERTYQTRITDLESQISQCRAEIARLKREKEENERKFNSRLYDLKDRLEQSHSTNRSMQNYVQFLKNSYANVFGESSISYPSTPVGPGIP, encoded by the exons GTTCCATCAGTTGGAGGACCAGTGAGGTCAGCCTTGTCCAAGAAAAGCACTGCCAGAAGTAAAAGTCCTGGGGGAGCATGGGTTCCCCCTCCTGGAAAGGCCACGAAAGGGTCAAAGGTTACTTGGCAG GGCCCCACTCATCGCCTAGAGATCAGTAACCCCCGTGAAAGTCTTCGCATGAGCGACCTGGACACAGACGAGGAGGAACAGGTCCATGGACAGATGAGAAACTATGAGAAAAAGATAGAAGGTCTCATGTCAGAGGTTGGGACACTGAAGAACGAG GCTGAACTTCAGAAAACACTGAAGGAAATCGTACATAAGGATGACCTGCTGGATGCCTCACGGCACGTGATGCGGGAACAGGAACGGGAGTTAGACGATTATAAAGATGAGCTGGACATCACAGCCCACGAGAACCATATCCTTCGACGAAGTATGGAAAATCTCACCGATGAAGCTGTATTTTCAAG ACATGAAGCCGTTATTGCATCAGGGGAAAGAgagaaattaatgaaaaaactCATTGAGGTTGAAATGGATGGTCAGTCAGCAGTGAAACACGTAGGAGAATTACGGGATGTGATACGGAGGCTCCGAGAG gaaaacaaaCTTTCTCATGGTGATTCCGTACGATACGGTAGACAGAAGGACATACTCTTGGAGAAACTTGCTGATTTTGAGGCCACAAACCGTACATTAAGACGTTTACTCAGGGAACAACATCATGCAGAGGCTGCAGCTCTAAGATTGGGAGAACAGAGAGATGATTTGGTGATAAAACTCTCAGACTCAGAGAGACAAAACGAG CGTCTACGGATAGAACTAATGGATCGTGACCGTCTCATTGGAGATATGAGAGCTAATATATCTGCCCAGAAG GAGGAGAATATAGCTCTAACTGGACTTCAATCCACCTTAGAAAGTACGCGAGCACACTTACAAAAACAGCTGAGAACCAAAGAGGCCGACTGCAATAGAATGGCAGTGCAAATCAGG ACTATTGATGGATCAAAGGCACAGGACAAGATAGAGATTGAGCACCTGACAGAGCTCCTGGCCAACGCCAAGGAAAAGGCAGAAAGGGACAAGGAGGCTCTCAAAAAGGCCACAAG gaGACTGGGTGAGCTGGAGACCCTGATGGATCGTGTGGAGAACAACACTAAAATCCACCAGGAAAACACGACGGCAGAGCTGCAAGACAAACAAGGACAGGTGTCTGTTCTCAAGATTGAGAATGAACGCCTTAAG ACATCTATAACTACAATAGAGGAAAAGTTCCGTGCTGCCGACGAGGAACTGGTACAATTACGTGGTAATCTAAAACATTATGAAAACCTAGTGGAGGAGTACAAAAGTCAG ATGAACCGCTGTCGGATTGAAGCAGATGACACAATGGTACGTTTGGAAGAAACTGTAAAAGAATCGGAGCTTATCCAGCAAGATGGAGAATATGAATTAGAAAAG GTGAAAGCGAGGCTACACAACCGCCTACAGGAACTGGAACCGTTACCCGACATGCTTAAAACTACAGAACTTAAACTCCATGATGCAAATGAACGGATCATCATGTATGAACGGAAGAACACAGAAAACACCAAACTCATCACAGAGTTAACTGCCAAG TCTGAGCTTACCACAGACAAG GTCGAGCATGTATCGGACACGCTGGAACAGATGCGATCCAAATGTCATGACATGCAGGATGACAATCGCCTCCTTCAGGGAAAGGTCGAGTCTTTGGAAAG GAAGCTGCATGATGCTGAAGACCACTGCCGAGAGATGATGACTTCTGTAGCGAAAGCTGAGGAGGCTTCACATCAACAAAAC TTACGTCTGGAAGAGAAGACTCGTGAGAACGCCAGTCTGACACGACAGTTAGAAAATGCTTTGTCAGATATCAGACGTCAGAATGATCAGAGTAGAGACAAGGCTTCACAGAAG GAGCGTACCTACCAGACAAGAATTACAGACCTGGAGTCACAAATCAGTCAGTGTAGGGCAGAGATTGCCCGACTTAAACGGGAAAAAGAGGAG AATGAGAGGAAGTTCAACTCTAGATTATATGATCTCAAAGATCGCCTTGAGCAAAGTCACAGTACCAACAGAAGCATGCAAAACTATGTTCAGTTTCTGAAAAATTCCTATGCCAACGTATTTGGAGAAAGTTCTATATCATATCCATCCACACCTGTTGGCCCTGGAATTCCTTGA